A stretch of the Marmota flaviventris isolate mMarFla1 chromosome 12, mMarFla1.hap1, whole genome shotgun sequence genome encodes the following:
- the C12H1orf74 gene encoding UPF0739 protein C1orf74 homolog, with protein MLLPDLMSTLSPQLLVAVAQQTLGMGKKKGPPRAICLHLAGEVLAVSRGLKPAVLYDCNGAGALALQNYLEELQGLGFLTLGLHILEIGENNLIVSPAHVCQHLEQVLLGTIALVDVSSFQPHPSICSLDQLKDLKDIVTEIITHLKGLQRDLSLGVSHSMLHSSDWNLCTLFGILLGYPVSYTFHLNQRDDNCLALTPLRVFSARISWLLGQTSVLLYSFSVPEILFPALRDTLNVWEKNLRAQFRTQNDFADLSISSEIVTLPAVAL; from the coding sequence ATGTTACTTCCAGATCTCATGTCAACACTGAGCCCTCAATTACTGGTGGCAGTTGCTCAGCAGACCCTGGGCATGGGAAAGAAAAAGGGTCCACCTCGAGCCATCTGCCTTCACCTGGCTGGAGAAGTGCTGGCTGTGTCCCGGGGGCTGAAACCTGCTGTGCTGTATGATTGCAACGGTGCAGGAGCATTGGCACTCCAGAACTATCTGGAGGAGCTGCAAGGGCTGGGCTTTCTGACTCTGGGACTTCACATTCTTGAAATTGGAGAAAATAACCTCATTGTCAGCCCTGCACATGTATGTCAGCACTTGGAACAGGTATTGCTTGGTACCATAGCCCTCGTGGATGTTTCCAGCTTCCAACCTCACCCTTCTATCTGTTCCCTGGACCAGCTTAAGGATTTGAAGGACATCGTGACTGAGATCATCACACATTTGAAGGGGCTGCAGAGGGATCTATCCTTAGGAGTCTCCCACAGCATGCTCCATTCCTCAGACTGGAATCTTTGTACTCTATTTGGGATCCTCCTGGGCTATCCTGTCTCTTATACTTTTCACCTGAACCAGAGAGATGACAACTGCTTAGCCTTGACCCCACTACGGGTGTTCAGTGCTCGGATCTCATGGCTGCTAGGTCAAACCTCAGTCCTGCTCTATTCCTTTAGTGTCCCAGAAATCTTGTTCCCAGCCCTAAGGGACACTCTAAATGTCTGGGAGAAGAACCTCAGAGCCCAATTTAGGACTCAGAATGACTTTGCTGACCTCAGCATCTCCTCTGAGATAGTCACACTGCCGGCTGTGGCCCTCTGA